The following are from one region of the Coffea eugenioides isolate CCC68of chromosome 2, Ceug_1.0, whole genome shotgun sequence genome:
- the LOC113762514 gene encoding transcription factor MYB61-like, with protein sequence MGRHSCCYKQKLRKGLWSPEEDEKLIKHITKYGHGCWSSVPKLAGLQRCGKSCRLRWINYLRPDLKRGTFSLEEENLIIELHAVLGNRWSQIAAKLPGRTDNEIKNLWNSSIKKKLRQRGIDPNTHQPIPEAENEEKGSATSKNNEKTSEGSNDQLNYGEAAAESSEQKMAVEKPKPSSAVTVDRYPLIESNCNNMTTTPPPTHEFFLNRFLTSHESSNSSSKPPDLQDYFSFQQLNYGSSTNIGLSMNPNAPSFFNLTTSRSAEMVSDQFNSAMSNSIMSAPSARMKPSISLPSENNSLGNFNVNKFPSWDACAISANNGSTSNASSSSIELQSNCSFFDNNGFSWGAADCGKAEKDIVHIHSSVGDTEDIKWTEYLQAPFLLSNSAAATIQNQTAQDIYSAETKSGISFTAPEGSVSTTTSWLQNHHHQQQPTIQAVAELYNKHFQRLPAAFGQFS encoded by the exons ATGGGAAGGCATTCTTGTTGCTATAAGCAGAAGCTAAGGAAAGGCCTGTGGTCTCCTGAAGAAGATGAAAAACTCATAAAACACATAACCAAATACGGCCATGGCTGTTGGAGCTCAGTTCCTAAACTTGCAG GACTTCAAAGATGTGGGAAGAGCTGCAGGTTAAGGTGGATCAACTACTTGAGGCCTGATTTGAAAAGAGGGACATTTTCTTTAGAGGAGGAgaatttgataattgaattGCATGCAGTTCTTGGCAACAG ATGGTCCCAGATAGCGGCGAAGTTACCTGGAAGAACTGATAATGAAATCAAGAATCTTTGGAATTCTTCAATCAAGAAAAAGCTTAGGCAAAGAGGTATTGACCCCAACACTCACCAGCCGATCCCTGAGGctgaaaatgaagagaaaggATCAGCAACAAGCAAAAATAATGAGAAAACATCCGAAGGATCAAATGATCAACTGAATTATGGTGAAGCTGCTGCTGAGAGTTCTGAACAGAAAATGGCCGTAGAAAAGCCAAAGCCATCTTCAGCTGTGACTGTGGACCGCTATCCGTTAATAGAAAGCAACTGTAATAATATGACAACAACACCCCCACCGACCCATGAGTTCTTCTTGAATAGGTTTCTTACAAGTCATGAAAGCTCCAACTCCAGTTCCAAGCCTCCTGACTTGCAGGACTATTTCTCTTTTCAACAGTTGAATTACGGATCATCGACGAACATTGGGCTTTCCATGAATCCAAATGCTCCTTCCTTCTTCAATTTAACAACCTCCAGGTCTGCTGAAATGGTTTCTGATCAGTTCAATTCTGCCATGTCAAATTCGATTATGAGCGCGCCTTCGGCACGTATGAAGCCATCCATTAGCCTTCCATCAGAAAATAATTCACTGGGGAATTTTAATGTGAACAAATTCCCGAGCTGGGATGCTTGCGCAATCAGTGCTAACAATGGTAGCACCAGCAATGCAAGCAGCAGTAGTATTGAATTGCAAAGCAACTGTTCATTCTTCGACAACAATGGCTTTTCCTGGGGAGCGGCTGATTGTGGAAAAGCTGAGAAAGATATAGTCCATATCCACTCATCGGTAGGCGACACGGAAGATATTAAGTGGACTGAATATCTTCAGGCCCCATTTTTACTCAGTAATAGTGCTGCTGCAACAATTCAAAATCAAACGGCGCAAGATATTTACAGTGCCGAGACAAAATCAGGGATAAGTTTTACAGCGCCCGAAGGATCAGTGAGTACTACGACAAGTTGGCTTCAGAACCACCACCATCAGCAGCAACCGACAATTCAGGCTGTTGCTGAACTATATAATAAGCATTTCCAAAGACTTCCTGCTGCTTTTGGTCAATTTTCTTAG